The following DNA comes from Lathamus discolor isolate bLatDis1 chromosome 5, bLatDis1.hap1, whole genome shotgun sequence.
GATTGAAGAGCTATCCGTACCTCCTGaaattgttggtttttttttctgaagtgtaatgttttaaaaaagcagatCTGATTATTCATATTAGTCTTCAgatttccttccccttttctttatTGCACAAGGCATTAGCATGGAAACACACTTCACATTTCTCAGGCTTTGtctgtgcctgctgcttttgCCTACTGGAAGTAAAACAGTACTACTTGGTTTCTGACATAACTGATTACTATGGAAATTATTACCATGTCATAAACAGAGGATTTCATGTGTCAAATGTGCGGCAGGAACGCAGGTAATTCTGTAAGCCGAAGATTCCTGGTAataaagaaagagggaagagaaatgcagaaaacatggGATGCCTGTGCAAAATCCATTGTTGCAGATTCTTTTTCAGAAGGCATAACCAGCAAGAGCATGGGGATCGGTCAAGCACTTTGCTGGGgttctttggttttaaatgaaTAAGAAGATAAATGTGAATTTGTGCCTcaagaaataattgttttattttgactCCAGCAGTTGGTACTGGCCAAAGTGATTTCCGAGGGCATTCGATGTATGTCCCAGATCACTGTTCCACGCTAGGGAGACTAGACAGCTATCGCTCTGCTATGCAGCGCTCTGAAACCAAGGACACCAGCTGCCAGACGGAGGAAGTTAAGGTTGTGCCCCCTTCAATGAGAAGAATACGAGCACAGAAAGGACAAGGCATTGCAGCCCAGATGTCTCAGTTCTCCAGCTCATCTGGAAACATGTCAGTGATGAGTGATTCTGCTGCAGTTATATTTGCTTCTCGGCAAAATAGCGACATAGGTTTTCACAGCTTGCCTCGGGCTGGTGCAAGAGTGTCTCTGCAGTCCCTAGAGCAGACAGAGAGCATCTCTAGGCAGACAGAAGACATTGCTGGCTCTTTACCCTACCAGATGAGTAAATTGCAAGTGGATGATAGTGTTGTGCATCTGAGGAATAATTCTACAACAGGGACCCTGTCGAGGCCAAAGTCTCAAGAGGTGAGAAGCTATGATAGTGAAAAGTCTGCAAGCCCAGCATGTGTGGTCTCTCCTCATGCCACCTACTCAACGAGCATCATACCCAATGCAACACTGTCATCCTCATCAGAAGTTATTGTTATTCACGCTGCCCAGAGTGTTGGATCATTGGACAATAAAAtcaccagctccactgcctACCCAAAGCCAAGAGACAATCCTGTTGCCAGCAGTGCAGTAAGTGGGAAAGAAGACCACCATTCCTCAAGCGGTAACTGGAGTGAGAGTAGCTCCACCCGTCACTCACAGACGTCAGATACCATCCCATCTAATGCTGTCATGATGCTTTCTCTTGGTGACTCTGCTGTCTCTCTTAGCACTCCTGGAAATGCAGAGGCTGGGTCTCAGAGCATGGGCTATAGCTGTAGGAACAATCTCACTTTACCAAACCCTTCCCAGGACAGCGATGGTAGGAGTGATTCTAGCTGTTCAGGAGAGCGAGCACAAGCAGCAGTGAACAGCACAGAGCACTGGCTGTACAAGTCTGCAGAAAACAGTGAGACTCTTTCACACAAGGTGGTTTGTACCACATCAGGTTGTGCCACTCCCGGTAGCAacgtgagcagcagcagcctggagaggacTTCAGTCAGAGATGATTCTACTTCTCTGTATTCTGTGGACCATGATGGTTATTATGGTTCCGTGCATATGGACTCTGGGCTGAAGTCAGGCTTGTCTTGTGATAGTACTAATGGTTTTGGGAACTCCAGAGACAGTGTGATAAATGTCttagaaggaaaggagaagaaacatcAGGATGACCAGTCAGGCCAAGGTGAAAAATCCCTTGTAAGAAACATCTCTctgaaaaaggcaaagaagcCGCCTTTGCCCCCATCCAGAACAGACTCACTCAGAAGGATGCCCAAGAAAAAAGCCCAGTCAAATGGACAGGTACTTGATGAAACCCTCATTGCCACCCTTCAGCATTCTCTGCAGTTGAATctcaaatgcaaaaatggcaGCTCCCcttcccagagtccctgcagtgATTATGAAGATCCCTGGGTGTTGCGCTCCCGCAGCCAAAGCTCAGTCAGCGCAAGCAGCAGCATGATGTCCACCACTGCTCCAAACCTCTACTCCATCTGCACAGTCACTCCCTCTCAGAGTGAAACAAGTAGCATCAAGTCGGAGTACGCAGACCAGTGGGGTTACTACAGTGACTATGCAGCCGTGGCAGATGACCAGGTAAAATCCCCAGTGACCCATTCTGCCAGTACATCATCTGCTCTCAGCGATTACAGCATCAGCCACTTCAGTGATGGCTCAAGGGCTTCTGTGCCACAAGTGCCCAGTGGACTGGCCAAACCAAAGAGCACTTCTCCGGAGAAATCCCACCGAGTCACATCGCCATCGAGTGGGTACTCCAGCCAGTCCAATACACCCACTGCACTTACTCCAGTGcctgtaattttaaaatctgcatCATCAGGAAATGGAAAATCCAAGCTGAAGCCTAAAGTGCCTGAAAGGAAATCCTCTCTTCTGTCTTCGCTCTCCATGTCTTCCTCCTCCACTTCTCTTTCTTCAAATACATCTACTGAAGGGAGCATGAGTGTGAAGAAACTGGACTCCACCGTGAGCTCTGCTCCGGATTCTGGTGCTCCCCCTCTGCCACCTCTTCTTCCAACACCTCCTCCACATTGCCCTGAAgtttctcctccccctccccccccccctcctccagcAGAAGTCATGGATCTGTCACCACAGCCAGCCTCTCCCAcgttcccccctcccccaccagAAGCTGATGCAAATTCTTCCTTTGCCCAGCCTGTCCCATGGTTTCCACAAGAAGCCTCCATCAGTTCATTCTCTTGCCCTTGTCCTGCTCCTTCCACTTTCCCCTTAGCTGTCCCGCCACCAGCACCACCTCTTGATCCCAAACTAACGAAAGGTGCAACAATATGCCCGCAGTATTCTTTTAAGAAACGTAACCAGGAAGAGTCTTGCTACAGTCCAGTGAAACAGCCACTCAACAAGCAAGATCCATCGAGACCTGTGATGCCCTTAGTAACTACCAAAGCATTGCAAATGGTGCAGCTGAGGTCTGTGAAAAAAGCGACAGAAGGTGAACCATCACCTGAATCTGCTTCTGAAACTGCCTCTCAGGAAAAGGGTGCTGTAAGCTCATCATCTCAGTCTTCCCTAAAGCCGTCTCTCTCACTAAGACTCAGCAGCAGCTTAGGCgaagaggaaatgaaaactcAAGGCACTTCATTTAAAAACTCAGTTCAAACACTGGCTCGGGGTTCTCCTGTCGTTCTGCCTGATAATGTACCTGCACTTGACAGAGATCAAAAGCCTGCAAGTGCTGTGGGTCTAAACAAGTCTTTTGAAGCTGATGCACTGGGGACAACTGGTGAAGACACACCTGAGCCTTCAGTGCAGAGTGAAGACCTCCTTTTTGGCATGTTACTTCAGGGGTCACCAGCATCTCCCGACAAGACTCAGGTCATATTGCCAAGCAAGAAACCACCTCCTATTTCAAAGAAACCCAAACTGTTCCTTGTGGTACCACCTCCACAGTTAGATCTTACAGTGGAGAAAAAAGCTGAAGTGAGTGATACTGTCAGAAGCACATCAAGCCCAACTAAGAGAGACGCTGTGCTTGCACACTGCGAGGAGGCGAGAAATTGTCTTACAGATGGACTCAGTTGTAGCGAGATGGACTCTGGCAGCCTGGTTCCTGAGGGAGGAGCTGCTGGATTCACCTTCTCAGAGACAGTGGGAGCTAATGCCTTTGTGGTACAGCCTGCTGCATCACCAGTTCAAGAAGAAcccaggcaggaggagcagtCTGCTTTTGAAGAAGGAAGCAGTTCAGGCAGCAGCCAAGACAGTGGCAGTAACACTGACGGGCACCTATCTCAAGAGAACGAAACTGGTGAGtctctttcctttgcctttttttcagaTGCGGCAGTATTTTAAAGAAGCTGGGGAGTGAGCATAGCAGCCCTAGCATTAAGGTGGGCTTCTGTAGAGAAAAGAACCTCTTGCAATAATTACAACTATAAGCCTAAAGAAAGTTGCAGGGACCCGATTAATACTTCATGAGATTTCTTACAATTCCTTTCTGATTTCTCATTATTGAAGacatgggaagaaaatgatGCTTTATGTAATTGTGCTGAGATTTCATGCTATGAAAATGTGGTTAGCTTTgttaattttgattttgtgttaGTGGAAGCCATACAcgttttctttcactgttctCTATGTGTGTAAGCAAGCACAGGCATTTTGTGCACTGCAGTTTCCTCAGCAAGTGTTCTGAAATCACAGCAATGACAGCAGTGCACTCATTTGATCAGAGGCGGTGCGAGCAGATTTCAGGACTGTATGCCTGTTGGGTTCCCACGATGGACTGACAGTAttgttcattttctctgcaTAGTGGAGGTGTTCGAATCGGATACAGCACATAGTTCGTTCCTGCCAAGCAATAGTTATGGGGAAGAGGCAGATGGAGTGGCAACACCAGCAAGACCAAGGACTACCGAAGATCTTTTTGCAGCCATTCACAGGTACTGCAGAAATTGCCATTCCCACACTCAGGTCCTGTAGTTCTTGTAGTAAATGTAGTTAACATTTACTAAAACACCCAGTTACAACAGTCATTGCTGTAACAGAAAGCAGGCATTTATCAGCTTTCTAGTAAGGCGATAcatgaaaaagataaagaacttgtgttttattgttctacaaatatattttaatcaaTTCTGAACTACAAGCTATCAGATTAAATCAATATAGATTGTATTATAAATAACCTGCCCCTTAAAATATCAATTACGTCTAGTATTTATTGTACTGTTCTCAATCTGCCATATTAactctgctgttgctttttctgtgtatctttttgttttcattcttgttcttctccatctcttttTACTCTCTTCGCTGCTTATATGGTGCAGTTTGGGACAGAGGCTCAACGCTAATGCTTCATGGCAAGCGTGGCTGAAACTGGCAAGTAACACAACATGTCAGTCATATGGCAAAACATATGGCAAACGCTGGATTATAGTTTGCCATAATCCAGCCTGAGGTCGGGTGTCTTGTGTCAAACTGGTTCATGAATGAAATGTGCAATACTGGCTCTATTATCAATGACATTATTCATTtcccttaaaaacaaaatcatttcaATAGGCAACTAGATTTTTGTGCTGTTCACCTGAGgttctaaacaaaaaaaaaaaggaaaagagaaaaaaaaaggcttaaaaccaCAACATGAAACGTGTGCACCATTTAAACAGTACACACAGAAGACCATTACCACTCTGAACTACTGGGCTTGCTTTTAGATTAGAATCGATGTAGTGGTAGTGCCATCTTGTGGCTTTGTCTTTAACTTCAAAAGGTACAGGGGCCACCTCTTTATCTGGTCACAGAGAACACCTGGCAGCATCTGTATAGGTTTATTTAGGTTTAGTCAGTTTGTGAAGCTGTGCATGAGTTCTGCATCAGGAGTACTGAGGGATGGGGAAAGCCTGTTGTGAGAACGTGGCTGGGAGACCGCATCACTTGGGATGCAAATGCAAAGGAATTTCATCTTTGAAACTATTCTGTCTCAGATGTTACAAAAATTCCATACATATGATACTGACTTTTTACAACTCATGGTTACTCCCTTAGGACTTGGCTTGTGGGAGCTGTTCTAAAAATGGTCTGTTGCATTTGTGTTGCATGGCATTTACCAGGACTGCGACAAATCTGGTTTTAGAATGAAGTATTCTGGCCAGTAGCCCTTCTCCATTCTGTATGCAGATAGGGAATGGATCTCTGTGTGTATGCACATATGAGTAATTTGTGAGTTTATGGGGAAATGGACAATGGAACTGGATGTGACATAGTTAAAACTGCTTCACACATTTGTTATTAAGACCTTGCTTTTGCTGGCTTTAGACTTGAACTACTATCTTCCTTGGTTGTTAATTAAGTAAAAATGGcttgtttccccccccccacacacacactattTGTAAAAGGTGTTATTTTGGGGATTGGGACTTCTGAATATGTGCTTTGGAGTAAGATGAGAAATTTAGTGGTATGTGTGTTAAGGACAGGAAGAACAATCTAAGTTTAAGTCACAGATTTCTTTGAATATGTACCCTGTCTCAGTCTGAAAAGccaccaaaaccaaatttgGTTCTTAATTTTAAGTTTCTGACATAATTCATACATGCTGAGAAAAGCATGGagtgctctgctctgcatttGCGGTCTAGCAATTAAGCATCAAACCAAGATACCACTCTTGCCCTAAAGATCTTTGCAActgaaattttgctttctatATATTTGGAatttcatttgggttttggCAGCAGTACAACCCTAGCACTTCAGTGTTTAAAGATACCCATAGGCAGCCAAAACCCTAATGAAGGGAAGTCTTTTTCCTGTAAATAATTCGCACACATGTTCGCATAGAGACTCACAGAGCATCCAAGCACCAAATTCACTTGCTGACTACGGTACTGACACAGTTAAATCCAGACAAGGTTCTTACGTTTGCCACTACTAAAGGCATCATTTTATCCCTGTGTTATCTTCTGGTGTCCATTCATCCTCAGGCTGACTGGATGCTGGTATTACATTCTTCTCCCAGAAAGGCaggtggaggcagcagcagctgaaaatagCAGCTGCTACAGCTGCCTGTGGGGGCATCATAAATGATCTGTACATAAGCTTCACCACTAGAGAGACAGCATCACTCCAAAGTCTTGGCAGAGTTTATGGCCATGTCTGTTGCTGTCACCTACTCAGCCGACAGATCCTGCTACTTTATTTTCTGGGGGGAAGGATTATTATCAATAGGCTGCAATGCATAAAGACATTTGGGCTTGCCTTGGCAAAATCTCAAGGCCTTTAAGAAAGTAGAGCTAAGGATCACATTAAGTAGAAACCTGTTTTACAAGGGGAACAATCTGTATTGAACACACAGTTGATAAAAATTCATACCAAATTACAGCATGCTAATCTTGTAACAAGTCTCCTGACTTGTTTTAAACTTTGGCCAAAATAGCATAAGTAAAATTAGCCCTTATATGATGTTTTTGAATTAATTCTTGCTTAGCCcacaaagaagcaaagcagctttgctgcagaTACCAGGCATGTAAAACTTTTGTTTAAGATTTATAATAATGGGAAAATGGGGCAATAGAAGTCCAGCTTCCACTTATTCTCACCTCCATAACTGcttcttaattttgtttttgttatccCTGCACTttacttgaaattaaaaaacactCCATCCTTTCATTTGGAAAGATAACTTTCATGTCAGGAAGTTGGTCTCTCCTTCATTTAGTCGCAGAGTTGCAATGACTGAGCACCAACAGAACTGTGAATTTTGTCTGTGTATCTTAGTAGAAGCTGGAAGACTCAATTTCCACTATTCAGTTAATATTTAGGTCAAGGAGGagacttttgttttttaattaatttaattcagaGTAGTCACCTGTGGCTCCCTTTACGCCATCTTAACTTCAGCAGCAGTGCACTGCACTATCCTTTGCTAAAAGCAAGTGCACTAAACTGCCCGTCTAATTCTCCAAAGAGCATCAAATGAAGTAGTagaccaaaagaaaacaaaacccccaaacataCTGTAGATGACGTATTTTTAATCAGGTCCCCCAACTAACAGATAAATGGCACTGTATATAATCTTTATAATGCATTAATCTTAGCAGTTGAACACTGACTCCAGAAAACCTGATTCACTAAACTTGCTGAAGTGTTTTGGACATTGTATTACCAGTTTTAGTAGTTTCATTGTTCCAGATTTGCAGAAGAACAATAAAATTTAGCTTATACCT
Coding sequences within:
- the NHSL1 gene encoding NHS-like protein 1 isoform X2 codes for the protein MPFPLRTLEPLKLCRLEEAGGDGAERGGPAPGDPAAAAERGGGRRRGAVPLFGALEQVSSYALVSLLMQLSDLSRCAGDIFGGILSEADSLCHRNARLQRRLGALEALLARLDHRKVKIPVSNLDEESRWTVHYTAPWHQQENVFLPSSRPPCVEDLHRQAKLNLKSVLRECDKLRRDGYRSSQYYSQGPTFSSSSSAICGSYQDDYEEIEQKCPVSSPEEEKLITIKRPKTPVSDDLSDINTQTNWTKSLPLPTPEEKMRQQAQAVQTDVVPINVTGENFDRQASIRRSLIYTDTVVRRPKKVKRRKTITGIPDNIQKELVGTGQSDFRGHSMYVPDHCSTLGRLDSYRSAMQRSETKDTSCQTEEVKVVPPSMRRIRAQKGQGIAAQMSQFSSSSGNMSVMSDSAAVIFASRQNSDIGFHSLPRAGARVSLQSLEQTESISRQTEDIAGSLPYQMSKLQVDDSVVHLRNNSTTGTLSRPKSQEVRSYDSEKSASPACVVSPHATYSTSIIPNATLSSSSEVIVIHAAQSVGSLDNKITSSTAYPKPRDNPVASSAVSGKEDHHSSSGNWSESSSTRHSQTSDTIPSNAVMMLSLGDSAVSLSTPGNAEAGSQSMGYSCRNNLTLPNPSQDSDGRSDSSCSGERAQAAVNSTEHWLYKSAENSETLSHKVVCTTSGCATPGSNVSSSSLERTSVRDDSTSLYSVDHDGYYGSVHMDSGLKSGLSCDSTNGFGNSRDSVINVLEGKEKKHQDDQSGQGEKSLVRNISLKKAKKPPLPPSRTDSLRRMPKKKAQSNGQVLDETLIATLQHSLQLNLKCKNGSSPSQSPCSDYEDPWVLRSRSQSSVSASSSMMSTTAPNLYSICTVTPSQSETSSIKSEYADQWGYYSDYAAVADDQVKSPVTHSASTSSALSDYSISHFSDGSRASVPQVPSGLAKPKSTSPEKSHRVTSPSSGYSSQSNTPTALTPVPVILKSASSGNGKSKLKPKVPERKSSLLSSLSMSSSSTSLSSNTSTEGSMSVKKLDSTVSSAPDSGAPPLPPLLPTPPPHCPEVSPPPPPPPPPAEVMDLSPQPASPTFPPPPPEADANSSFAQPVPWFPQEASISSFSCPCPAPSTFPLAVPPPAPPLDPKLTKGATICPQYSFKKRNQEESCYSPVKQPLNKQDPSRPVMPLVTTKALQMVQLRSVKKATEGEPSPESASETASQEKGAVSSSSQSSLKPSLSLRLSSSLGEEEMKTQGTSFKNSVQTLARGSPVVLPDNVPALDRDQKPASAVGLNKSFEADALGTTGEDTPEPSVQSEDLLFGMLLQGSPASPDKTQVILPSKKPPPISKKPKLFLVVPPPQLDLTVEKKAEVSDTVRSTSSPTKRDAVLAHCEEARNCLTDGLSCSEMDSGSLVPEGGAAGFTFSETVGANAFVVQPAASPVQEEPRQEEQSAFEEGSSSGSSQDSGSNTDGHLSQENETVEVFESDTAHSSFLPSNSYGEEADGVATPARPRTTEDLFAAIHRSKRKVLGRKDSEDDRTRNHSPSPPVTPTGASPTSTTLKQAGSIQRSIRKSSTSNDNFKALLLKKGSRCDTSSRMSAAEMLKNTDPRFHRPKTDVSPDISDSPASCSPSKSKRAQEEWAKSEGLMPRSMSFSGTRYGRSRTPPSAASSKYNVRNRIQSSPMTVISEGDGEVVEQSEGRVRRTLEEQQERQLDMFNSDEMDMNDFPYAEEAGCKETLDPAHLDLLTQPDTSRKYLSPSAE
- the NHSL1 gene encoding NHS-like protein 1 isoform X4, which codes for MPFPLRTLEPLKLCRLEEAGGDGAERGGPAPGDPAAAAERGGGRRRGAVPLFGALEQVSSYALVSLLMQLSDLSRCAGDIFGGILSEADSLCHRNARLQRRLGALEALLARLDHRKVKIPVSNLDEESRWTVHYTAPWHQQENVFLPSSRPPCVEDLHRQAKLNLKSVLRECDKLRRDGYRSSQYYSQGPTFSSSSSAICGSYQDDYEEIEQKCPVSSPEEEKLITIKRPKTPVSDDLSDINTQTNWTKSLPLPTPEEKMRQQAQAVQTDVVPINVTVGTGQSDFRGHSMYVPDHCSTLGRLDSYRSAMQRSETKDTSCQTEEVKVVPPSMRRIRAQKGQGIAAQMSQFSSSSGNMSVMSDSAAVIFASRQNSDIGFHSLPRAGARVSLQSLEQTESISRQTEDIAGSLPYQMSKLQVDDSVVHLRNNSTTGTLSRPKSQEVRSYDSEKSASPACVVSPHATYSTSIIPNATLSSSSEVIVIHAAQSVGSLDNKITSSTAYPKPRDNPVASSAVSGKEDHHSSSGNWSESSSTRHSQTSDTIPSNAVMMLSLGDSAVSLSTPGNAEAGSQSMGYSCRNNLTLPNPSQDSDGRSDSSCSGERAQAAVNSTEHWLYKSAENSETLSHKVVCTTSGCATPGSNVSSSSLERTSVRDDSTSLYSVDHDGYYGSVHMDSGLKSGLSCDSTNGFGNSRDSVINVLEGKEKKHQDDQSGQGEKSLVRNISLKKAKKPPLPPSRTDSLRRMPKKKAQSNGQVLDETLIATLQHSLQLNLKCKNGSSPSQSPCSDYEDPWVLRSRSQSSVSASSSMMSTTAPNLYSICTVTPSQSETSSIKSEYADQWGYYSDYAAVADDQVKSPVTHSASTSSALSDYSISHFSDGSRASVPQVPSGLAKPKSTSPEKSHRVTSPSSGYSSQSNTPTALTPVPVILKSASSGNGKSKLKPKVPERKSSLLSSLSMSSSSTSLSSNTSTEGSMSVKKLDSTVSSAPDSGAPPLPPLLPTPPPHCPEVSPPPPPPPPPAEVMDLSPQPASPTFPPPPPEADANSSFAQPVPWFPQEASISSFSCPCPAPSTFPLAVPPPAPPLDPKLTKGATICPQYSFKKRNQEESCYSPVKQPLNKQDPSRPVMPLVTTKALQMVQLRSVKKATEGEPSPESASETASQEKGAVSSSSQSSLKPSLSLRLSSSLGEEEMKTQGTSFKNSVQTLARGSPVVLPDNVPALDRDQKPASAVGLNKSFEADALGTTGEDTPEPSVQSEDLLFGMLLQGSPASPDKTQVILPSKKPPPISKKPKLFLVVPPPQLDLTVEKKAEVSDTVRSTSSPTKRDAVLAHCEEARNCLTDGLSCSEMDSGSLVPEGGAAGFTFSETVGANAFVVQPAASPVQEEPRQEEQSAFEEGSSSGSSQDSGSNTDGHLSQENETVEVFESDTAHSSFLPSNSYGEEADGVATPARPRTTEDLFAAIHRSKRKVLGRKDSEDDRTRNHSPSPPVTPTGASPTSTTLKQAGSIQRSIRKSSTSNDNFKALLLKKGSRCDTSSRMSAAEMLKNTDPRFHRPKTDVSPDISDSPASCSPSKSKRAQEEWAKSEGLMPRSMSFSGTRYGRSRTPPSAASSKYNVRNRIQSSPMTVISEGDGEVVEQSEGRVRRTLEEQQERQLDMFNSDEMDMNDFPYAEEAGCKETLDPAHLDLLTQPDTSRKYLSPSAE